One Glycine max cultivar Williams 82 chromosome 6, Glycine_max_v4.0, whole genome shotgun sequence DNA segment encodes these proteins:
- the LOC100817905 gene encoding protein PSK SIMULATOR 3 yields MVAESWFRSLWKAPRKHDANSEKVVIEVLAFEIASLMSKLVNLWQSLSDKQIVRFREEITNSVGIRKLVSDDDHFIERLICLEILENMAHVAESVARLAKKCSDPIFKGFGNAFYEFITTGSDPYGWEFTGKKMEKKIKRMEKFISTNASLYQEMEVLADLEQTFTRVKANGESDGVTLMEYQKKVAWKRMEVKHLQDISLWNRTYDYTILLLARSLFTIFCKINHVFGLTEMVDVGRTTNSSVLNSDFIYRSQSVSTILQSSYQPSQNNIPRFSSGPLNAITARSGPIGQTTNKTSISHSGPLGDSSTKSGPILEKHSTNVNFYSGPLGRKFNPSVPVTGRKKKSKIWKFYGHSAAISGKETSTRSSRLTQVGPFKGCMAWDSSIFTDCQSSANGVHYGTQNLKDINSNPLGPGKVVHHTQSVFKPLCKLFNPPPETLGAAALALHYANVIIVIEKLAASSHLIGLDARDDLYNMLPRRVRASLKAKLKPYTKTLASSSSSSIYDPSLAEEWNEAMSSILEWLAPLAHNMIRWQSERSYEQQSFISRTNVLLVQTLYFANQEKTEEVITELLVGLNYVWKYGRELNAKALAECGSFRVDNEYPNLNG; encoded by the coding sequence ATGGTTGCAGAATCATGGTTTCGTAGTCTGTGGAAGGCTCCTCGGAAGCATGATGCTAATTCTGAGAAGGTGGTCATTGAAGTATTAGCATTTGAAATAGCAAGCTTGATGTCCAAGCTAGTTAATTTATGGCAGTCTTTGAGTGATAAACAGATTGTTAGATTCAGGGAGGAAATCACAAATTCAGTGGGCATAAGAAAGCTTGTCTCAGATGATGATCATTTCATTGAACGTTTGATCTGTTTGGAGATACTTGAGAATATGGCACATGTGGCTGAGTCTGTGGCTAGGCTTGCTAAGAAATGCAGTGATCCAATTTTCAAAGGTTTTGGGAATGCCTTTTACGAGTTTATCACTACGGGAAGTGATCCATATGGGTGGGAATTCACTGgcaagaaaatggaaaagaagatTAAAAGGATGGAAAAGTTTATATCAACTAATGCAAGTTTGTATCAAGAGATGGAAGTGCTTGCTGATCTTGAGCAAACTTTTACAAGAGTGAAGGCTAATGGTGAGTCAGATGGTGTAACTTtaatggagtatcagaagaagGTTGCATGGAAGAGGATGGAGGTGAAGCACTTACAGGATATTTCTTTGTGGAACAGGACATATGATTACACAATACTTCTTTTAGCAAGATCCTTATTCACAATATTCTGCAAGATCAACCATGTATTTGGACTTACAGAGATGGTGGATGTTGGCAGAACCACTAATTCAAGTGTCTTGAATTCGGATTTCATTTACAGAAGTCAATCGGTTTCTACAATATTGCAATCTTCATACCAACCATCACAGAATAATATTCCCAGGTTTTCTTCAGGACCCCTTAATGCTATTACTGCTAGATCAGGCCCAATTGgtcaaacaacaaataaaacaagcatTTCTCATTCAGGTCCTCTTGGTGACTCATCCACGAAGTCAGGCCCCATTTTAGAAAAGCATTCAACAAACGTCAATTTTTACTCAGGTCCTCTTGGAAGGAAATTCAATCCATCAGTCCCAGTTaccggaagaaaaaaaaagagtaagatTTGGAAGTTTTATGGACACTCTGCTGCCATAAGTGGGAAGGAAACTAGCACAAGATCCAGTCGACTGACCCAAGTAGGACCTTTCAAAGGTTGTATGGCTTGGGACAGTTCCATATTCACTGACTGCCAGTCAAGTGCAAATGGTGTTCATTATGGAACGCAGAATCTCAAAGATATTAATTCAAACCCTCTTGGTCCTGGAAAAGTAGTTCATCATACTCAATCAGTCTTCAAACCTCTTTGCAAGCTATTTAATCCTCCACCTGAAACCCTTGGTGCTGCTGCTCTAGCACTGCACTATGCAAATGTTATCATTGTGATTGAGAAGCTAGCAGCTTCTTCACACTTGATTGGTCTGGATGCAAGAGATGACCTGTATAACATGTTACCAAGACGTGTGAGAGCTTCCCTTAAGGCCAAGCTAAAACCATATACCAAGACCCtggcatcatcatcatcatcatcaatctATGACCCAAGTCTAGCAGAAGAATGGAATGAAGCAATGTCAAGCATACTTGAATGGCTGGCACCACTTGCTCATAACATGATAAGATGGCAGTCTGAGAGAAGTTATGAACAGCAGAGCTTTATTTCCCGGACAAACGTGCTGCTAGTACAGACCCTTTACTTTGCAAATCAAGAAAAGACAGAAGAAGTAATTACTGAGCTTCTTGTGGGTCTAAATTATGTCTGGAAATATGGTAGGGAGCTCAATGCAAAAGCTCTGGCTGAGTGTGGCAGTTTTAGGGTAGACAATGAATATCCTAATCTGAATGGATGA
- the LOC100818443 gene encoding phosphomevalonate kinase, peroxisomal isoform X1 yields MAEVVTSAPGKVLMTGGYLILERPNPGLVLSTNARFYAIIKPIHHEIKPDSWAWAWTDIRLTSPQLCRQALYKLALKNLAIQTVSPRHLHLLLFKLFFSLLASIIELLLCSFWFWYFSDTRNPFVEYAIQYSVAAAYATFDQNKKELLHKLLLHGLDITILGGNDFYSYRNEIERRGLPLTPESLATLLPFSSITFNTDDADGGSCKPEVAKTGLGSSAAMTTAVVAALLHYLDVVKLSSSKDHWERKDVADLDMVHKIAQTAHCIAQGKVGSGFDVSSAVYGSQRYVRFSPEVISSTKVGDIAVPLPDSITEIIKGNWDHDTAEFSLPPLMTLLLGEPGTGGSSTPSMVGAVKKWQKSDPQKSLDTWRRLSEANSALEMQLNLLSKLAKEQWNAYKSVIDSCSMLRSDKWIEQASEPNKEAIIKALLGAKEAMLGIRYRMSQMGEAAGVPIEPESQTQLLDATVNLEGVLLAGVPGAGGFDAVFAVTLGDSSSNVTKIWSSLNVLALLVKEDPCGVCLEKADPRTNEITSAVSSIHIQ; encoded by the exons ATGGCCGA GGTTGTTACTTCAGCTCCCGGGAAAGTGCTTATGACCGGTGGTTACCTCATTTTGGAGCGACCTAATCCAGGACTTGTCCTCAGCACCAACGCTCGCTTTTACGCCATTATCAAACCAATTCATCACGAAATCAAACCCGATTCCTGGGCATGG GCATGGACAGATATCAGATTAACCTCTCCTCAGCTCTGCAGACAAGCCCTCTACAAACTCGCTCTCAAAAATCTCGCCATCCAAACCGTTTCCCCAAGGCACCTTCACCTTCtccttttcaaattatttttttcactattaGCAAGCATTATAGAATTATTACTGTGCTCTTTCTGGTTTTGGTATTTCAGTGATACGAGAAATCCTTTTGTGGAATATGCGATTCAGTATTCCGTGGCTGCTGCTTATGCAACGTTTGACCAGAATAAAAAAGAGCTGTTGCACAAACTACTTTTACATG GTCTTGACATTACAATTTTGGGTGGCAATGATTTTTATTCATATAGGAATGAG ATTGAGAGACGTGGACTCCCTTTGACACCGGAATCGTTGGCCACCCTTCTGCCTTTTTCCTCCATTACCTTCAATACTGATGATGCCGATGGAGGGAGTTGCAAACCTGAAGTGGCAAAAACTGGTTTGGGCTCGTCTGCAGCGATGACAACGGCTGTAGTTGCTGCTTTACTTCATTACCTGGATGTTGTAAAGCTTTCCTCTTCGAAAGATCATTGGGAAAGGAAGGATGTTGCAGATCTTGATATGGTGCATAAAATAGCACAAACTGCACACTGTATTGCACAGGGGAAAGTTGGCAGTGGGTTTGATGTCAGTTCAGCTGTGTATGGCAGTCAGCGCTATGTGCGGTTTTCACCAGAAGTGATTTCTTCCACTAag GTAGGAGATATAGCAGTGCCTTTGCCAGATAGTATCACTGAAATTATAAAAGGAAATTGGGACCATGACACAGCTGAGTTCTCTTTACCACCTTTGATGACTCTT ttacTAGGAGAACCTGGAACTGGTGGATCATCCACACCATCGATGGTTGGTGCTGTTAAAAAATGGCAAAAGTCTGACCCTCAGAAATCCCTGGACACATGGAGAAGATTGTCAGAGGCAAATTCAGCATTGGAAATGCAACTAAACTTGTTAAGCAAATTAGCAAAGGAACAATGGAATGCATATAAATCTGTGATTGACAGCTGCAGCATGCTAAGATCTGACAAG TGGATAGAACAAGCTTCAGAACCAAACAAGGAAGCAATTATTAAAGCACTGCTAGGAGCAAAAGAAGCCATGCTGGGGATTAGATATCGTATGAGCCAAATGGGGGAGGCTGCAGGTGTTCCA ATTGAACCAGAATCACAAACACAACTTTTAGATGCTACAGTGAACTTGGAAGGAGTATTGTTGGCTGGAGTGCCAGGGGCAGGAGGATTTGATGCAGTCTTTGCTGTTACCTTGGGAGATTCGAGCAGCAATGTGACAAAAATATGGAGTTCACTCAATGTCCTTGCCTTGTTGGTTAAAGAAGATCCTTGTGGCGTTTGTTTAGAAAAGGCTGACCCACGAACCAATGAAATCACATCAGCTGTGTCTTCAATTCATATTCAATAA
- the LOC100818443 gene encoding phosphomevalonate kinase, peroxisomal isoform X3 — protein MAEVVTSAPGKVLMTGGYLILERPNPGLVLSTNARFYAIIKPIHHEIKPDSWAWAWTDIRLTSPQLCRQALYKLALKNLAIQTVSPSDTRNPFVEYAIQYSVAAAYATFDQNKKELLHKLLLHGLDITILGGNDFYSYRNEIERRGLPLTPESLATLLPFSSITFNTDDADGGSCKPEVAKTGLGSSAAMTTAVVAALLHYLDVVKLSSSKDHWERKDVADLDMVHKIAQTAHCIAQGKVGSGFDVSSAVYGSQRYVRFSPEVISSTKVGDIAVPLPDSITEIIKGNWDHDTAEFSLPPLMTLLLGEPGTGGSSTPSMVGAVKKWQKSDPQKSLDTWRRLSEANSALEMQLNLLSKLAKEQWNAYKSVIDSCSMLRSDKWIEQASEPNKEAIIKALLGAKEAMLGIRYRMSQMGEAAGVPIEPESQTQLLDATVNLEGVLLAGVPGAGGFDAVFAVTLGDSSSNVTKIWSSLNVLALLVKEDPCGVCLEKADPRTNEITSAVSSIHIQ, from the exons ATGGCCGA GGTTGTTACTTCAGCTCCCGGGAAAGTGCTTATGACCGGTGGTTACCTCATTTTGGAGCGACCTAATCCAGGACTTGTCCTCAGCACCAACGCTCGCTTTTACGCCATTATCAAACCAATTCATCACGAAATCAAACCCGATTCCTGGGCATGG GCATGGACAGATATCAGATTAACCTCTCCTCAGCTCTGCAGACAAGCCCTCTACAAACTCGCTCTCAAAAATCTCGCCATCCAAACCGTTTCCCCAAG TGATACGAGAAATCCTTTTGTGGAATATGCGATTCAGTATTCCGTGGCTGCTGCTTATGCAACGTTTGACCAGAATAAAAAAGAGCTGTTGCACAAACTACTTTTACATG GTCTTGACATTACAATTTTGGGTGGCAATGATTTTTATTCATATAGGAATGAG ATTGAGAGACGTGGACTCCCTTTGACACCGGAATCGTTGGCCACCCTTCTGCCTTTTTCCTCCATTACCTTCAATACTGATGATGCCGATGGAGGGAGTTGCAAACCTGAAGTGGCAAAAACTGGTTTGGGCTCGTCTGCAGCGATGACAACGGCTGTAGTTGCTGCTTTACTTCATTACCTGGATGTTGTAAAGCTTTCCTCTTCGAAAGATCATTGGGAAAGGAAGGATGTTGCAGATCTTGATATGGTGCATAAAATAGCACAAACTGCACACTGTATTGCACAGGGGAAAGTTGGCAGTGGGTTTGATGTCAGTTCAGCTGTGTATGGCAGTCAGCGCTATGTGCGGTTTTCACCAGAAGTGATTTCTTCCACTAag GTAGGAGATATAGCAGTGCCTTTGCCAGATAGTATCACTGAAATTATAAAAGGAAATTGGGACCATGACACAGCTGAGTTCTCTTTACCACCTTTGATGACTCTT ttacTAGGAGAACCTGGAACTGGTGGATCATCCACACCATCGATGGTTGGTGCTGTTAAAAAATGGCAAAAGTCTGACCCTCAGAAATCCCTGGACACATGGAGAAGATTGTCAGAGGCAAATTCAGCATTGGAAATGCAACTAAACTTGTTAAGCAAATTAGCAAAGGAACAATGGAATGCATATAAATCTGTGATTGACAGCTGCAGCATGCTAAGATCTGACAAG TGGATAGAACAAGCTTCAGAACCAAACAAGGAAGCAATTATTAAAGCACTGCTAGGAGCAAAAGAAGCCATGCTGGGGATTAGATATCGTATGAGCCAAATGGGGGAGGCTGCAGGTGTTCCA ATTGAACCAGAATCACAAACACAACTTTTAGATGCTACAGTGAACTTGGAAGGAGTATTGTTGGCTGGAGTGCCAGGGGCAGGAGGATTTGATGCAGTCTTTGCTGTTACCTTGGGAGATTCGAGCAGCAATGTGACAAAAATATGGAGTTCACTCAATGTCCTTGCCTTGTTGGTTAAAGAAGATCCTTGTGGCGTTTGTTTAGAAAAGGCTGACCCACGAACCAATGAAATCACATCAGCTGTGTCTTCAATTCATATTCAATAA
- the LOC100818443 gene encoding phosphomevalonate kinase, peroxisomal isoform X2 has product MTGGYLILERPNPGLVLSTNARFYAIIKPIHHEIKPDSWAWAWTDIRLTSPQLCRQALYKLALKNLAIQTVSPRHLHLLLFKLFFSLLASIIELLLCSFWFWYFSDTRNPFVEYAIQYSVAAAYATFDQNKKELLHKLLLHGLDITILGGNDFYSYRNEIERRGLPLTPESLATLLPFSSITFNTDDADGGSCKPEVAKTGLGSSAAMTTAVVAALLHYLDVVKLSSSKDHWERKDVADLDMVHKIAQTAHCIAQGKVGSGFDVSSAVYGSQRYVRFSPEVISSTKVGDIAVPLPDSITEIIKGNWDHDTAEFSLPPLMTLLLGEPGTGGSSTPSMVGAVKKWQKSDPQKSLDTWRRLSEANSALEMQLNLLSKLAKEQWNAYKSVIDSCSMLRSDKWIEQASEPNKEAIIKALLGAKEAMLGIRYRMSQMGEAAGVPIEPESQTQLLDATVNLEGVLLAGVPGAGGFDAVFAVTLGDSSSNVTKIWSSLNVLALLVKEDPCGVCLEKADPRTNEITSAVSSIHIQ; this is encoded by the exons ATGACCGGTGGTTACCTCATTTTGGAGCGACCTAATCCAGGACTTGTCCTCAGCACCAACGCTCGCTTTTACGCCATTATCAAACCAATTCATCACGAAATCAAACCCGATTCCTGGGCATGG GCATGGACAGATATCAGATTAACCTCTCCTCAGCTCTGCAGACAAGCCCTCTACAAACTCGCTCTCAAAAATCTCGCCATCCAAACCGTTTCCCCAAGGCACCTTCACCTTCtccttttcaaattatttttttcactattaGCAAGCATTATAGAATTATTACTGTGCTCTTTCTGGTTTTGGTATTTCAGTGATACGAGAAATCCTTTTGTGGAATATGCGATTCAGTATTCCGTGGCTGCTGCTTATGCAACGTTTGACCAGAATAAAAAAGAGCTGTTGCACAAACTACTTTTACATG GTCTTGACATTACAATTTTGGGTGGCAATGATTTTTATTCATATAGGAATGAG ATTGAGAGACGTGGACTCCCTTTGACACCGGAATCGTTGGCCACCCTTCTGCCTTTTTCCTCCATTACCTTCAATACTGATGATGCCGATGGAGGGAGTTGCAAACCTGAAGTGGCAAAAACTGGTTTGGGCTCGTCTGCAGCGATGACAACGGCTGTAGTTGCTGCTTTACTTCATTACCTGGATGTTGTAAAGCTTTCCTCTTCGAAAGATCATTGGGAAAGGAAGGATGTTGCAGATCTTGATATGGTGCATAAAATAGCACAAACTGCACACTGTATTGCACAGGGGAAAGTTGGCAGTGGGTTTGATGTCAGTTCAGCTGTGTATGGCAGTCAGCGCTATGTGCGGTTTTCACCAGAAGTGATTTCTTCCACTAag GTAGGAGATATAGCAGTGCCTTTGCCAGATAGTATCACTGAAATTATAAAAGGAAATTGGGACCATGACACAGCTGAGTTCTCTTTACCACCTTTGATGACTCTT ttacTAGGAGAACCTGGAACTGGTGGATCATCCACACCATCGATGGTTGGTGCTGTTAAAAAATGGCAAAAGTCTGACCCTCAGAAATCCCTGGACACATGGAGAAGATTGTCAGAGGCAAATTCAGCATTGGAAATGCAACTAAACTTGTTAAGCAAATTAGCAAAGGAACAATGGAATGCATATAAATCTGTGATTGACAGCTGCAGCATGCTAAGATCTGACAAG TGGATAGAACAAGCTTCAGAACCAAACAAGGAAGCAATTATTAAAGCACTGCTAGGAGCAAAAGAAGCCATGCTGGGGATTAGATATCGTATGAGCCAAATGGGGGAGGCTGCAGGTGTTCCA ATTGAACCAGAATCACAAACACAACTTTTAGATGCTACAGTGAACTTGGAAGGAGTATTGTTGGCTGGAGTGCCAGGGGCAGGAGGATTTGATGCAGTCTTTGCTGTTACCTTGGGAGATTCGAGCAGCAATGTGACAAAAATATGGAGTTCACTCAATGTCCTTGCCTTGTTGGTTAAAGAAGATCCTTGTGGCGTTTGTTTAGAAAAGGCTGACCCACGAACCAATGAAATCACATCAGCTGTGTCTTCAATTCATATTCAATAA